In Kushneria marisflavi, the following are encoded in one genomic region:
- a CDS encoding copper-binding protein has product MNKLNRPLLTAATLVLAIQTLPVMAAEMQDMDMKSSSGQNQTKAVEADGVVKAIDPETQKVTLAHGPIAALNWPAMKMAFKVAEPTLLEGIDVGDKVHFELQGADHVVTELSKN; this is encoded by the coding sequence ATGAACAAGCTGAATCGTCCCTTGCTGACCGCTGCCACACTGGTACTGGCCATCCAGACACTGCCTGTCATGGCAGCGGAGATGCAGGATATGGACATGAAGTCATCATCCGGGCAGAACCAGACTAAAGCCGTTGAGGCCGATGGCGTGGTCAAGGCTATCGACCCAGAGACACAGAAGGTTACCCTGGCCCACGGCCCAATCGCAGCGCTCAACTGGCCGGCAATGAAGATGGCTTTCAAGGTGGCTGAGCCGACGCTACTGGAAGGTATTGATGTGGGTGACAAGGTCCACTTCGAACTGCAGGGCGCTGACCATGTCGTGACAGAACTGAGCAAGAACTGA
- a CDS encoding Crp/Fnr family transcriptional regulator translates to MYSFINKMNFYSRMTQEEKTAIQECVDSKQHFARGQRLASAGERPDRISLITDGWACRFKTAHDGADQIISLILPGDHCEDISPVQCRLDYSVRALSEVRVTLLDRQKFLSRLTPDSGLSNGLALASAVDRSMMGEWLLNVTRRPAAMRLAHLLCELFTRYAIIGKTNGYSMYFPLTQVALSESLGLSPVHLNRSLQLLRHQELVSLYRKTLTILDWSRLAEFADFDGQYLHLHGKAPVSQSETGFLNCSYQTLQSITWIS, encoded by the coding sequence ATGTATTCATTCATTAACAAAATGAATTTCTACTCTCGCATGACTCAGGAAGAGAAGACGGCCATCCAGGAGTGCGTTGACAGCAAACAGCACTTCGCCAGAGGGCAGCGACTGGCAAGCGCCGGTGAAAGACCGGACAGGATCAGCCTCATTACAGACGGCTGGGCCTGTCGTTTCAAAACCGCTCATGACGGTGCCGACCAGATCATCTCGCTTATTCTGCCCGGCGATCACTGTGAGGATATCTCCCCCGTTCAGTGCCGCCTGGATTACAGCGTCAGAGCCCTGTCGGAGGTGCGCGTAACGCTGCTGGACCGTCAGAAATTCCTGTCGCGATTGACGCCGGACTCGGGCCTTTCCAACGGCCTTGCTCTGGCCTCGGCCGTTGACAGGTCCATGATGGGAGAGTGGCTTTTAAATGTGACGCGCCGACCCGCCGCCATGCGTCTGGCCCATCTGCTCTGTGAGCTTTTCACGCGCTATGCCATCATTGGCAAGACGAATGGCTACAGCATGTATTTTCCGCTGACTCAGGTTGCTCTGAGCGAATCGCTGGGGCTTTCGCCGGTGCATCTCAACCGCTCCCTGCAGCTTTTGAGACACCAGGAACTGGTTTCGCTGTATCGCAAGACCCTGACGATTCTCGACTGGTCCCGATTGGCTGAGTTTGCTGACTTTGATGGCCAATATCTTCATCTCCACGGCAAGGCACCGGTCAGTCAGTCTGAAACTGGCTTCCTGAATTGCTCATATCAGACCCTGCAATCGATCACCTGGATTTCCTGA
- a CDS encoding Brp/Blh family beta-carotene 15,15'-dioxygenase yields the protein MTSINALRKGTGTLRGRLLWLMAGAIVLALLSQQGASASVMSLSVLTVGVALLGLPHGAFDHLTGARLIRYYLPDTSCPRACLGIFMLGYLLLSIMLLWCWYHWPALDLTLFLLLSAAHFGTDWRGKQRLIHRLCWGTLVIGLPFVWRHNEVTDIVRTLAVPDPSPFVEAARPLVALALSIVLVGVRREGAMFLLAIGLLLLGAITLNPLIYFVCYFCCFHSPLHLGAIRHEHGLTGRRQMFAVAAPVVLMTWLGAGVGYFWMSHAHVSGALIKTIFIGLACLTVPHMLVEWLGERIAHAPVKVARG from the coding sequence ATGACATCGATCAACGCGTTACGCAAGGGCACCGGGACCCTTCGGGGTCGCCTGCTCTGGCTGATGGCCGGTGCCATCGTGCTCGCCCTGCTATCACAACAGGGTGCATCGGCCAGTGTGATGTCGCTTTCGGTATTAACGGTGGGAGTGGCGCTTCTGGGGCTGCCTCATGGGGCCTTCGATCATCTGACCGGTGCGCGGCTCATTCGTTACTACCTGCCCGACACGTCCTGCCCCAGGGCTTGTCTTGGGATTTTCATGCTGGGCTATCTGCTGCTGTCCATCATGCTGCTGTGGTGCTGGTATCACTGGCCTGCGCTGGACCTGACCCTGTTTTTGCTGCTTTCGGCCGCCCATTTCGGCACCGATTGGCGTGGCAAGCAGCGTCTGATCCATCGATTGTGCTGGGGCACACTGGTGATCGGGTTGCCGTTTGTCTGGCGCCATAATGAAGTCACCGACATTGTTCGGACACTGGCTGTCCCCGATCCTTCCCCCTTTGTCGAGGCCGCCCGTCCACTGGTGGCGCTGGCGCTGAGTATCGTGCTTGTCGGCGTTCGTCGTGAGGGGGCCATGTTTCTGCTGGCGATCGGTTTGTTGCTGCTGGGTGCCATTACGCTCAATCCCCTGATCTATTTCGTCTGCTATTTCTGCTGTTTTCACAGCCCGCTGCATCTTGGGGCTATTCGCCATGAGCACGGTCTGACCGGGCGCCGTCAGATGTTCGCGGTGGCTGCACCCGTAGTGCTGATGACCTGGCTTGGTGCGGGCGTCGGTTATTTCTGGATGAGTCATGCTCACGTCAGTGGAGCATTGATCAAGACGATCTTTATCGGCCTGGCCTGTCTGACCGTGCCGCATATGCTGGTGGAGTGGCTGGGTGAGCGTATTGCGCACGCACCCGTGAAGGTTGCCCGCGGCTGA
- a CDS encoding tyrosine-type recombinase/integrase: protein MNKPLMHEQVLSRHPSVQGWLELLSNLGRAAATLDAYGRGLAHYLLHCEENGLKPESVTFEQVTLYIRRLLPGEKSAVANSTLQQRLTAIRLWYDHLVFQGRCEQNPVPRGQYGRLLQVSGHKGFVRGLVPRLTNLPDIPTDEQWRHFLNIAASSSIRNRLMLSLAYFGALRRAELIALRIEDLDVAHRLISVRAETTKSKRSRIVCYSPEIAPVLIEHMHVLRRAGWSSGSLFRSESDRNRGSSLTHWTWSKTVEGWAKKAQLSHISTHTFRHLRLTHLARAGWKLHELTTYAGHRDPKTTLAYLHLSGADLTAKMSHSVSSLDARMFCELFENEVSQ from the coding sequence ATGAACAAGCCTCTAATGCATGAACAAGTATTGAGTCGCCACCCCAGTGTACAAGGGTGGCTAGAGCTATTGAGTAATCTGGGACGTGCAGCAGCCACGCTTGATGCCTATGGCCGTGGCCTCGCGCATTATTTGTTGCATTGCGAAGAAAATGGGCTAAAACCTGAATCCGTGACATTTGAACAAGTCACGCTCTACATCCGCAGGCTGCTGCCTGGTGAGAAAAGTGCAGTAGCAAATTCAACTCTACAACAAAGACTTACTGCTATCCGGTTATGGTATGACCATCTGGTTTTCCAAGGTCGTTGCGAGCAAAACCCTGTACCTCGCGGACAGTATGGTCGCCTCCTCCAAGTATCGGGACATAAAGGTTTTGTCAGGGGTCTCGTCCCACGGCTTACCAACTTGCCAGACATTCCTACAGATGAACAGTGGCGGCACTTTCTCAATATCGCAGCCAGCTCATCTATCCGCAATCGACTCATGCTGTCATTGGCGTACTTCGGGGCTCTTCGCCGGGCCGAGCTAATAGCACTGCGGATTGAAGATTTAGATGTTGCACATCGATTGATCTCGGTACGAGCTGAGACAACTAAAAGCAAACGCAGCCGCATTGTTTGCTACAGCCCAGAAATTGCGCCTGTATTAATCGAGCATATGCATGTCCTTCGCCGTGCCGGCTGGTCAAGTGGTTCGCTGTTTCGATCAGAATCGGACCGCAATCGTGGCTCATCATTGACTCATTGGACGTGGAGCAAAACAGTTGAAGGCTGGGCAAAGAAGGCACAACTATCGCACATTAGCACTCATACCTTTCGTCATCTTCGTCTGACCCATCTGGCCCGGGCCGGCTGGAAGCTTCATGAATTAACCACCTATGCAGGACATCGCGATCCCAAAACCACGTTGGCTTACCTCCATCTATCGGGAGCAGACTTAACTGCAAAGATGTCGCACTCTGTAAGCAGCCTGGATGCTCGGATGTTTTGTGAACTCTTCGAGAATGAGGTATCACAATGA
- a CDS encoding LexA family protein, producing the protein MLHVTSPQAMIIDPPPRSIPRALYHVRAGISGFPSPAQDYDGGRIDLNEQLIPRPTSTFMFTAEGDSMQCPDGSGIHGGDKLLVDRAIDARHGDIVIAIVDGEMLVKELRHQGCMPALYSSNPRHAPIMMHSAECQIWGVVTHIVRTVRR; encoded by the coding sequence ATGCTTCATGTCACCTCACCACAGGCGATGATCATCGATCCGCCGCCGCGCAGCATCCCCCGTGCTCTCTATCACGTACGGGCCGGCATTTCGGGCTTTCCCTCCCCGGCGCAGGATTATGATGGCGGGCGCATCGACCTCAACGAGCAGCTGATCCCGCGCCCGACCTCCACCTTCATGTTCACCGCTGAAGGGGATTCGATGCAGTGCCCCGACGGCTCGGGCATTCATGGCGGTGACAAGCTGCTGGTCGATCGTGCCATTGATGCCCGCCACGGCGACATCGTCATTGCCATCGTGGATGGTGAGATGCTGGTCAAGGAGCTCCGCCATCAGGGATGTATGCCGGCCCTGTATTCGTCCAATCCGCGTCATGCTCCCATCATGATGCACAGCGCCGAATGCCAGATCTGGGGCGTGGTGACCCACATCGTGCGAACGGTGCGGCGATGA
- a CDS encoding calcium/sodium antiporter, with protein MTVMTFVYLVAGLILLVGGAEILVRGASKLAALFGISPLVIGLTVVAFGTSAPETAVSVQSALSGKGDLAIGNVIGSNIANVLLILGLTAMVAPLIVSRQLIRLDVPLLIVAGLLVWALAANGTLGRLDGAILFAGILAYTVFMVKSSRREQRENSERQNADTSANEAPPARGNSWVLNLVMVLAGLALLVGGSNFLVEGATTLARALGLSDLVIGLTVVAIGTSLPELATSIMAAARGERDIAVGNVIGSGLFNLLCVLGLSALVSPLPIAVSTNALVFDFPVMVAVSIACLPIFFTGYRIDRWEGALFFAYYIAYTAYLVLYSTGQDSATLLGDAVLMYALPLTTVTLAVLGVRAWKRRHVQPPDANGY; from the coding sequence ATGACAGTGATGACCTTCGTATACCTGGTAGCAGGCCTGATCCTGCTGGTAGGCGGTGCCGAGATTCTGGTACGGGGCGCGTCAAAGCTTGCCGCCCTGTTCGGCATTTCACCTCTGGTGATCGGACTGACCGTGGTGGCCTTTGGCACCAGCGCGCCGGAAACCGCGGTCAGCGTTCAGTCAGCGCTCAGCGGTAAGGGAGACCTGGCGATCGGCAACGTGATCGGCAGCAACATTGCCAACGTCCTGCTGATCCTGGGTCTGACGGCCATGGTTGCGCCGCTGATCGTGTCTCGTCAGCTAATTCGTCTGGATGTTCCGCTGCTGATCGTGGCCGGGCTGCTGGTCTGGGCGCTGGCGGCCAACGGCACGCTCGGCCGTCTTGATGGCGCCATCTTGTTCGCGGGCATCCTCGCCTATACGGTCTTCATGGTGAAAAGCAGCCGGCGTGAACAGCGAGAAAACAGTGAACGCCAAAACGCCGATACCTCCGCGAATGAAGCCCCGCCGGCACGCGGCAATTCCTGGGTACTCAATCTGGTGATGGTACTGGCAGGGCTGGCGCTTTTGGTAGGGGGCTCGAACTTTCTGGTCGAAGGCGCCACGACACTTGCCCGAGCGCTGGGGCTTTCCGATCTGGTCATCGGGCTGACCGTGGTAGCCATCGGCACTTCCCTGCCGGAGCTTGCCACCTCGATCATGGCGGCAGCACGGGGCGAGCGCGATATCGCCGTGGGTAATGTGATCGGCAGCGGGCTTTTCAACCTGCTGTGCGTGCTGGGGCTGAGCGCACTGGTATCGCCGCTGCCCATTGCCGTCTCGACCAACGCGCTGGTATTTGATTTTCCGGTCATGGTGGCCGTCTCGATCGCCTGCCTGCCGATTTTCTTTACCGGCTATCGGATCGATCGCTGGGAAGGTGCGCTGTTTTTTGCCTACTACATCGCCTACACCGCCTATCTGGTGCTCTACTCGACGGGGCAGGACAGCGCTACCCTGCTGGGAGATGCCGTGTTGATGTATGCCCTGCCCCTGACAACCGTCACGCTGGCAGTGCTGGGCGTCAGAGCCTGGAAACGTCGACATGTGCAGCCCCCCGACGCCAATGGATATTAA
- a CDS encoding tyrosine-type recombinase/integrase, whose translation MNTSSSADYIPFDVSQYERQITLSNLELTILSNRSYRSDWCYLQSEIPRLMRPLIDLATHSGVSMRLAIISVAAILWNISKTGKPYWLWTESQWLTLLSSKAGSRPYLASVAYHLGGFRVPQRLDKFRHPATYASFIFGHEVFRHEHVRLSRALRSLGYAALHLEQFLSSVLGTLMLENGDPRLETFTEELLLKGQQHRSEGVARSIGKVSHGLAAMGILSKPIRMRGYISWREKSIEGIDPAWVMWCRRWRDTSTLRPHTRESNYSFLLRTGLWLKREQPDTAAPIDWSMSTCAAFIAAVDRMTVGEWALKSAKGTNFKGLGQPIAANSKRSFLHALRRFFTDFELWGWGRLKFSPRYHLATPRSVTFNSGINPRVIDDSTWLKLIWASLNLERNDLLSEIHYPLSMVQALAVIWTHAGLRSNEIMRLDKECAHLQTNDVVHEDGTITPAGSLCYLDIPASKTFKPFVKPVAITVKKYIDAWLKDRPINQAALFDERTGRKVSYLFQFRGKRIGSGVINGTIIPILCAKAGVPLEDSRGRITSHRGRASAVTALASVPQGMSLIELMQWSGHSSPNSTLHYIRVRPTKLAASFIKADQMANMVSILIDHDVIARHSDEPYTFYDLGDSYCSNPFWSSCPHRMACAGCDFNLPKASARAQALESKSSIGRYLEAVPLTPDERAIAEGDLEKLKGLIHKLDNVPTLDGRTPIEIGIKNQGN comes from the coding sequence ATGAACACCTCTTCTTCCGCCGACTATATTCCATTCGATGTGAGTCAATACGAACGTCAAATTACTCTATCGAATCTGGAACTGACCATACTTTCCAATCGTTCTTACCGTTCGGACTGGTGCTATCTACAATCGGAGATACCCCGACTCATGAGACCGCTCATTGACCTGGCGACTCACAGTGGGGTTTCCATGCGTTTAGCAATTATTTCGGTGGCAGCCATTCTCTGGAATATCAGCAAGACTGGCAAACCCTACTGGCTTTGGACTGAGTCACAGTGGTTGACTTTACTCAGTAGCAAAGCAGGATCACGACCTTACCTTGCTTCTGTTGCCTATCACCTTGGCGGTTTTCGAGTACCACAGCGCCTTGATAAATTCCGGCACCCGGCGACATACGCCTCTTTTATCTTTGGCCATGAAGTATTCAGACATGAGCACGTTCGATTAAGCCGAGCGTTGAGATCGCTGGGTTATGCTGCGCTTCACCTTGAACAGTTCCTTTCCAGCGTACTGGGCACATTGATGCTGGAAAATGGCGATCCACGACTGGAGACATTCACAGAGGAACTGCTTTTGAAGGGTCAGCAGCATCGAAGCGAAGGTGTTGCGAGATCGATTGGAAAGGTATCTCACGGACTAGCTGCAATGGGCATCCTGTCGAAACCTATTCGTATGCGAGGCTATATCAGTTGGCGAGAAAAAAGCATCGAAGGCATCGACCCAGCTTGGGTAATGTGGTGTCGTCGCTGGCGTGATACATCCACCTTACGTCCCCACACACGTGAAAGTAATTACAGTTTTCTCCTGAGAACTGGTCTTTGGTTGAAACGTGAGCAACCCGATACTGCAGCGCCCATCGATTGGAGCATGTCTACTTGCGCTGCCTTCATTGCCGCTGTCGATCGGATGACTGTCGGGGAATGGGCTTTGAAATCAGCGAAGGGAACAAACTTCAAAGGACTTGGACAGCCCATCGCTGCCAACTCAAAGCGCAGTTTTTTGCATGCATTGCGACGCTTTTTTACAGACTTTGAGCTGTGGGGCTGGGGACGTTTAAAGTTCAGTCCAAGATATCACCTGGCCACGCCAAGATCCGTAACATTCAACTCCGGCATTAACCCACGCGTTATTGATGATTCGACATGGCTCAAGCTTATTTGGGCAAGCCTCAATCTCGAACGTAATGATCTGCTTTCTGAGATTCATTATCCCCTATCGATGGTGCAAGCCCTTGCCGTGATATGGACTCACGCAGGTTTGCGCAGTAATGAAATTATGCGACTGGACAAAGAATGCGCACATCTCCAGACCAATGATGTGGTACACGAGGATGGGACTATCACTCCAGCAGGGTCCTTATGCTACCTCGATATTCCTGCCAGCAAAACATTCAAGCCCTTCGTCAAGCCCGTAGCGATAACCGTAAAGAAATACATCGATGCTTGGCTGAAAGATAGACCTATCAACCAGGCCGCATTATTTGATGAGCGAACCGGGAGAAAAGTTAGCTATCTATTCCAGTTTCGAGGCAAACGCATAGGTTCCGGTGTTATCAATGGCACCATCATTCCAATATTGTGCGCCAAGGCAGGTGTACCTTTAGAAGACAGTCGCGGTCGAATCACAAGCCATAGGGGGCGTGCTTCCGCAGTGACGGCGCTTGCCAGCGTTCCTCAAGGCATGTCGCTGATCGAGTTGATGCAGTGGTCGGGACATAGCTCACCGAATTCGACTTTACATTATATTCGAGTTCGACCTACCAAGCTGGCAGCATCATTTATCAAAGCTGATCAAATGGCCAATATGGTCTCCATCCTGATTGACCATGATGTAATTGCTCGCCATTCAGATGAGCCCTACACCTTCTATGACCTGGGTGACTCGTATTGTTCAAACCCTTTCTGGAGTAGCTGCCCACATCGCATGGCCTGTGCAGGTTGTGACTTTAACTTGCCAAAAGCCAGTGCAAGAGCCCAAGCCCTTGAAAGCAAGTCGTCTATCGGAAGATATTTGGAGGCAGTGCCTTTGACTCCCGACGAACGAGCTATTGCCGAGGGTGATCTGGAAAAATTGAAAGGTCTTATTCACAAGCTCGACAATGTGCCCACTCTGGACGGCAGAACACCAATTGAGATCGGGATCAAGAACCAAGGAAATTGA
- a CDS encoding Y-family DNA polymerase, with the protein MKAPIALVDCNNFYASCERVFRPRLHGLPVVVLSNNDGCVIARSSEAIALGIPMGMPLHHIPPDTTRHGLTLCSSNYELY; encoded by the coding sequence ATGAAGGCCCCGATTGCGCTGGTGGACTGCAACAACTTCTATGCCAGCTGTGAACGCGTGTTCCGACCTCGCCTGCATGGCCTGCCCGTGGTCGTATTATCCAATAACGATGGCTGCGTGATTGCCCGCTCAAGCGAGGCCATTGCGCTTGGCATTCCCATGGGCATGCCGTTGCACCATATCCCGCCGGACACCACACGCCACGGGCTAACGCTGTGCTCCAGCAACTACGAACTCTATTAA
- a CDS encoding bacteriorhodopsin codes for MSSGVQLSFTIGWIAMLLGGVLFWLISRRLPQVEKRHGVAAMTIVFVAFANYFAMALGQGDIFFNGRTVYFARYTDWVITTPILLASLAMFASNSLSRIATLLAALVAADVYMIVTGLVGNLSSAPYNYYWWIISMIAFLVVLGLIWGPLRQRASEDGQMAPFSKLAGMLTALWVCYPIVWLVGSSGADLISVTVESWLYLVLDVTAKVGFGFVALSAARQGQSRAH; via the coding sequence ATGTCATCTGGCGTACAACTTTCCTTCACGATCGGCTGGATCGCAATGCTGCTGGGGGGCGTGCTGTTCTGGCTGATTAGCCGCCGTCTGCCTCAGGTCGAAAAGCGTCATGGTGTGGCTGCCATGACCATCGTCTTTGTGGCGTTTGCCAACTACTTCGCCATGGCGCTGGGGCAGGGCGATATCTTCTTCAATGGCCGTACGGTCTACTTCGCTCGCTACACCGACTGGGTCATCACGACGCCCATTCTGTTGGCAAGCCTTGCCATGTTCGCCAGTAACTCCCTGAGCCGTATCGCGACCCTGCTGGCAGCGCTGGTGGCGGCAGATGTTTACATGATCGTGACCGGTCTGGTGGGCAATCTCTCTTCTGCCCCCTACAACTACTACTGGTGGATCATCAGCATGATCGCCTTTCTGGTGGTGCTGGGGCTCATCTGGGGGCCGCTGCGTCAGCGCGCCAGTGAAGACGGGCAGATGGCCCCCTTCTCGAAGCTGGCCGGCATGCTGACCGCGCTTTGGGTGTGCTATCCCATCGTCTGGCTGGTAGGCAGCTCCGGTGCTGACCTGATCTCCGTGACCGTTGAGAGCTGGCTCTATCTGGTGCTGGACGTCACGGCCAAGGTCGGCTTCGGGTTCGTGGCGCTCAGCGCTGCCCGTCAGGGACAGTCACGAGCACACTGA